The DNA region atttgaaatgcagactttgatggaatggtctgcgggcgtcacattgcatttgcagagcccctgatgtgcctaaacagtagaaaccccccacaagtgaccccattttggaaactagaccccccaaggaacttatctagatgtgtggtgagcacgttcaacccccaagtgcttcacagaagtttacaacgcagagccgtgaaaataaaaaatcatttttctttcctcaaaaaagatgttttagcaagcaattttttattttcacaagggtaacaggagaatttggaccccaatatttgttgcccagtttgttgtgagtacgctgataccccatatgtgggggtaaaccactgtttgggcgcacgtcagggctcggaagggaagtagtgacatttgaaatgcagactttgatggaatggtctgcgggcgtcacattgcatttgcagagcccctgatgtgcctaaacagtagaaaccccccacaagtgaccccattttggaaactagaccccccaaggaacttatctagatgtgtggtgagcacgttcaacccccaagtgcttcacagaagtttacaacgcagagccgtgaaaataaaaaaaacatttttctttcctcaaaaaagatgttttagcaagcaattttttattttcacaagggtaacaggagaatttggaccccaatatttgttgcccagtttgttgtgagtacgctgataccccacatgtgggggtaaaccactgtttgggcgcacgtcagggctcggaagggaagtagtgacatttgaaatgcagactttgatggaatggtctgcgggcgtcacattgcatttgcagagcccctgatgtgcctaaacagtagaaacaccccacaagtgaccccattttggaaactagacccccgaaggaacttatctagatgtgtggtgagcactttcaacccccaagtgcttcacagaagtttataacgcagagccgtgaaaataaaaaataattgttctttcctcaaaaattatgttttagcaagtaattttttatttttgcaagggtaacaggagaaattggaccccaacagttgttgcccagtttgtcctgagtacgctggtaccccaaatgtgggggtaaaccactgtttgggcgcacgtcggggcttggaagggcgggagcaccatttgactttttgaacgcaagattggctggaatcaatggtggcgccatgttgcgtttggagacccctgatgtgcctaaacactggaaacccctcaattctaacttcaacactaaccccaacacacccctaatcctaatcccaactgtagccataaccctaatcacaaccctaaccccaacacacccctaaccacaaccctaaccgcaacacacccgtaaccctaattccaaccctaatcctaaccctaatcccaaccgtaaccctaatcccaaccctaaccacaactgtaaccccaacacactcctaaccctatccgtaaccctaaccacaagcctaatcttaaccctatttcaaaccctagccctaattccaaccctaactctaattccaaccctaaccctaaggctatgtgcccacgttgcggattcgtgtgagatttttccgcacgatttttgaaaaatctgcaggtaaaaggcactgcgttttacctgcggatttacagcagatttccagtgtttttttgtgcggatttcacctgcggattcctattgaggaacaggtgtaaaactctgcggaatccgcacaaagaattgacatgctgcggaaaatacaacgcagcgtttctgcacggaattttccgcaccatgggcacagcggatttggttttccttaggtgtacatggtactgtaaacctgatggaaaactgcttcgaattcgcagcggccaatccgctgcggatccgcggccaatccgctaccgatccgctgcggatccgcggccaatccgctaccgatccgctgcggatccgcggccaatccgctgcggatccgcggccaatccgctgtcaatccgctgcggatccgcggccgatccgctgcggatccgcggccaatccgctaccgatccgcggccaatccgctgcggatacgctgccaatccgctgcggatccgcggccaatctgctgcggatcggctgcgattccgctgcggatccgtggccgatccgctgcggatccgcggccgatccgcggccaatccgctgcggatacgctgccaatccgctgcggatccgcggccaatccgctgcggatccgtggccgatccgctgcggatccgcggccgatccgctgcggatccgcggccgatccgctctgtgtgcacatgccataaccctacccctaaccctacccgtaaccctaaccctacccctaaccctacccctagttctaaccctaaccctagtgggaaaaaaaaaaaaaaaaattatttattttattattgtccctatgggggtgataaaggggggggggggttatttattattttttttattttgatcgctgtgatagaacctaccacagcgatcaaaatgtatttgtaaggaatctgccgactgggcactgagcatgcgcccgccattttccaagatggcggcgcccagcgaggagacggccggacaccgggaggatcggtaagtatgaaggggtggtgggggggtggatcggagcacagggggggtgatcggagcacagggggggggatctgagcaaggagggagcggacaggaagacgggggagccggcaggcggacggaggggaccggacctcataacggaggactgggggggcgatcggtgggtgtggggggggtcactttagtatttccagccatggccgatgatattgcagcatcggccatggctggattgtaatatttcaccagttttttaggtgaaatattacaaatcgctctgattggcagtttcactttcaacagccaatcagagcgatcgtagccacgggggggtgaagccaccccccctgggctgaagcaccactccccctgtctctgcagatcgggtaaaatgggagttaaccccttcacccgatctgcagggacgcgatccctccatgacgcatacgctgcgtcataggtcgggaaggcacagactttcatgacgcagcgtatgcgtcaaaggtcgggaaggggttaaatgacaccattaatttcatCAGATTAAAATCGACCAAGTGCAGGGAAAAGCGCGGGCTCAGCAAAGGCCAAGCACAGAGGTTGGCAGCCCCATAGGAAATGTGCACATGCGCACTGACGCgtcattctaatggggataaaagttccctgtTCTGCCGATCGGTTCGAGTCCTAGAGGTAAATCATGGTAATTATCACGGTTGTGAATACGGTCAACATTTGGATTGATGCTGAAATACCATGGGACCAGGCTCACATGCCAAACATAATCTGCAGTGGTACACGCAAATGTCTGCAGTTTGTATATCTTCAGACTTCATAAACGTACCAATAGGTGAATGGATTTTTGGGGTGAGTGATTGGCGAAAAGCCAATTGAAGTGCTCATGGCGTTCAACCTAGCAATGTTTCAGCTTCAGCTTACTAGGGACAGTACTGTAGATATTGTAGCTCCTGTGCCTAGTACTAAAGACCTTCCTTCAGGAAATCCTCCAGCATAAAGCTCAAGCACATCCTGTGAACTATTGTTTATACTCCCCAAATAGGCAACTGCCCCTTTCCAGATTTCAGGAATGCTCAGTACCCGGCCCTGTGAAGAGGAACTTATTGGGATTATCAAGGACTGGACAACACTTTGTTAATAGCTCCACTGCCCAGGATACTCCCCTTATAGGCGGGCACCACAGTGACCAGCACACGATCATCTAACATGATCATTGGCCGCTgatcggctgcagtggtcatgAGACATAATGAAACTCAACTGTGGGGGGGACAAAATGCTGCTATTGCAATGGTACAGTTTTTATTCCATGATAGGCAGTGGAGTTTTCAAGGATATAAATGAGCCATCCAAGGTATATGGAAGTAGCTGAAGTGGGGAGATGATGAACATTTCTCTTGACCATTTGCCTTCTTGATCACTTACTAGCTTTATGCTATACATAACTATCACCACATACACAGAAGCGCCATGTTCTGTTGCTTTGCCAGGGATCATTTACTAATCAAGTTATAGCCTAACAATTATTGGCATTTAGTCAGCGGATGTGGAAAATAGGAAAACAGTCATGTCATGGAGGTGGCCAAACTTTACTTCATTTTCAGTTATGTTTCAGTAATGGACCACTCAGTATGTCTGATGGAACGTTGCTTTATTGTTGTTTACAGGTTCTTAATCAAAGAGCCCAAATCCCATGTCTTCATCGGACTCCTCAgattcttccttcttttcttcttctttcttttCTGTTGGGATAAAAGATATAGAGAAGTTTAGAAGTCAGTCTAGAGGCCATCACACGCTCACATCACAGGCTAACGAGGACGTAACATCACTTCTTGCATAAAATCTGGACGTGTGAATACGTGCGACTAGAACGTCATGTAGAGGAGGCGAGTAGGATACTTATTCTAGGTACAATGATTACTATAGGCTAGACTGTGGGAAAAGTGATATTTTAGCTGTCAATCTACAAGAGGGAGTGATATGACATTGGAAAAAGCAGCTTTCCTAGAGAATCAGTAACACTCTTCATGTACGGTGCctcgtattaaaggggttgtccactactagtacCAGCACTGCTCCAGGGATGTTGCCGTGGGGTCTCCCGTGGCTCACAAGACTTTGTTATCCCACCGATGCCCTGCAGCAAATCAGCACCCGCTAATGGGATGCAGTGCTCACACCTTCCCCGGACCGCTGAGCCTAAGTGGGAGCACAGCAGCCAATGTAATGTAAGCCCTGAGAGATCCGACGCCGGCATCACTGGGACGATATGAGAGTTATCAGTATagggtttttttaattttacaataaGGAATATactgcatatactcgagtataagccgagattttcaacccattttttggggctgaaagtgcccctctcggcttatactcgagtatatatagaaACATTTAAGGGGCTTCCCAAGTAGTGTAAAGCCCCTTTAACACATCTCTGATGTGAATCTTCACTTGTtatacatttttttgggtccaaacTTCTGTGCCAGTTCTTTTTTAATGAGTGGTTGGAAGTCAATATCTACTTACTGCATGTAGTCTCAGCACATAGTTCGGTGTATAATAGTTTGTACTAGGCGCCATCTAGTGGTGGATGGTCAGAGGCTTATAGGTGTTACCCGAGCATGCTCCAGTCCTATCAGAGTGTCTTtggctaacctccctaaacctgacgtttccctctccgtgggtggcaccataataacaccccggcagcaggcgcactgtctgggtgttttgtttgacaccaatctctccttcacatcccatatacaatctcttgcccgctcgtgccgcttacacctaaagaacatctctagaaaccgcccttttctcaccatggagacaacaaaaaccctcactgtcaccctgatccactccccccttgactactgcaatgctctattaattggcctcccccttactcgactttcccctctccagtctatccttaaagggaacctgtcacctaaatttggcgggaccagttttgggtcatatgggcggggtttttgggtgtttgattcacactttccttacccgctggttgcatgctggccgcaatattggattgaagttcattctctgtcctctggagtacaatctgagcagcggccattttcccggaggccaccgcatcacagcaatggggctgccggtgcctccgggcctggagaagatgccggaggagccccgacgctgcaagaagatgcgccgccgccgccaccccacagcacccacggcacgaagatgcgccgccgccccacagcacccacggcacgaagatgcgccgccgcccaacagcacagagcacccacggcacgaagaggagctgccgctcccagcagagacccccacgctgccgcaatgaggtaatagggggatatactccactcacactttactgtgagacgccccctctcttcgtcatcgggaccactccccacaccaaatggcacatattcaccggccctataagatgacatacggcgtataagaagacccccgacttttaagaagattttatattttaactggaaaagttgggggtcgtcttatacgcccagtcgtcttatatgctggaaaatacggtaatattattattatttcgcGTGCTCAAATAATCTCTGAGTCCCCGCAGCTGTTCCGatcgccacaacacatgcaggcattGTCTAACAGCCAGGGCACATCCAGGCGATGGGACACAATCACAATTTACACCAAGTCGCAGGCAAGAACAGCTGGGATAAGTCCGTAATATTAGATGCCTGGACAAGACCTTTAATTGTAGCGATCTTACCTGATGCGGCAGCTCCGCCAGCAGCTGGAGCAGCAGATGCAGGAGCAGCAGCCACAGCGCCACCGGACGGTACTGAACAAAGCTTGGAAAGGCCTGAGCAAAAAGAAAGAAAATTGTCAAGCCATCTCATGGGATAATCTGACCTCAGTAGCTCCAGCTAAGACCTACTGACGTGATCCAGAACACTTGGCTGAATACTCACACAGCGTTTTACATAAGTTTGTGAACCCTTTTTCTTTTACGGTCAAAAATGCTGAAGCTGGACAATACTTTAAAAAAAAGGAGCAGGGAATTTTAGCGAAAATGCTGTTTTTTTtactcctccccttcttccaagggccattttttttttttcaggctcaCAATGACAAACGTACACTGGCTTATTTTTCCCCCcgaacgagttgtagttttgaatgacaccatacaaagtactggaaaatgggaaaaatccCAAGTGCGGTGAGGttgtgaaaaataaaacaattaaaaaaatgcaattttgccaTAGTACTTTGGTTTTACAGCATTCTTTCTCTGCTAAAAATGACAAACatgcttctccaggtcagtatgattacggcgATAGCAAACTAGtaaacattatttattttttattttttcaccatttttgaaatgggtaaagagaaaaaaatgatacatttttttttgctcTGTTTTGCCATTTTGAGAACATAACAGTTCTATTTTTCTGCAGACTGAGCCGTGTCAGGGCTTGCTTCTTGTGTGGCGAGCTGAAGCTTTTATCGCTACCAACGTTAATTATAAAAGACATTTTGATCACACTTTACTGCATTGTTTAGGGAGGAGCGGTGACTGAAAAGCCAACTCTGCCAGCTTCATTTTTCTTGTTacaacttttaggctgtgtgcacacgtcaggatttcttgcagaaatttcctgaacaaaaccggatattttctgcaacaaattcgcatgcattttttttttgcgatttttttctgcggatttgtccagaggttcccaatgcaataatatagtgggaagtcCGCATAATATCCGCaaagttaatgaacatgctgcgtttttttccacgatgcgttttTCTTCGCGGAAAAAAcgaaacatatgcacaaaaattgcggaatgcattataaatgatgggatgcatatgtatgcgttttttcgcatttttatagcgaaaaatccggaacgtgtgcacacagcctttcaGTATGTGTTATTACGGTAATTATATATTTGAGAGGACTTGACTTTTAAAGACGCAGAGATGCCAAATACGttattttatttacttttaaaAATAGGTGGAAAAGGGAAGgggcaattttattttatttttttggcccACCATGGGGAAATTGAACCTGCGATTACTTGATTGCTTAACACTATATATTGCAATATCACAATATGTTGTGAAAATCTTGGTCACAAGCTGAGCTTCACAGACATACCAAAATGGCAACAGAATGGCTTCAGCAAGCCTAGGCTGCCATGTTATCCCATTGGCTCTGCACAATCGAGTATCGGGAAGCTTGGCGCTTAAACGCCACTGTTGTAGAATGACAGCGTTATTAAAATGGTTACTGATCAGCTTCCGGTGCTGATGTTAGACACCGGTACTGACGATGTGACACAGCCGGCATCAGATGCATGTGGGGAGATCTTGGCTCCTGAGCCCTCTACACGTGATCACCCCGACAATCATGTGCAGTGGTTttccgttaaggggttaaagtctacaAGTGAATTACTAAAAAGCCTGAGAGATGAAGGTAAGGGCACGGTCAGATGAATGTATTTTTTGTCCATGTGGAAAACTGATGGCACACAGACCCAATGTTGGCCTATGTGGCAGTTCCCAAGGGCCATTATTGCCATTACTCTAGCCTGGGCCAGAGCAGTGCCCATAAATATCAGACATGCTACTCCTGCATCAGTCCGCTATTTGCAGATGTGTCCAGCCCAAATTTAACCCCTCAGTGTGAATCCCCCCCACAGATTTCTCTACAGGTCTGGAAATGCTTGCGCTCATTGTCTCCTTGTACAGTTACAAATGTTGCTAAATTATGTGAAGGAGATCTAAAACAGAAGTGCTGCAACAAGTGTCCCCCATTACGGATGACTGGGTGGGCTGTATATTACAGAAGTTACTGGATATAGAcgctaaataaagaaaatattcccCTTTACCACCAAGCCGGGATATTTACTACAGTGATGCACATTTATTCCTATTTACCTGAATTGATCAGATCATTTAGGTTTTTCCCACCAAGTTGAGACACCACCTATTTAACAAAACAGAAGAGAGTACATTAACACTGTTCATTAGATGAGGGAACAACTGTGACCACCAAATCACTGTAAGGCTGTGtggacacgtagcagatttttcgcggttttgcgctataaaaacgctataaaaccgcgaaaaaaacgctcacattaagcaccctatttaatagaatgcaatccgcattttttgttcacatgctgcattgttttcctgagcggaatcgcattccagaaaaaaacgcaacatgttcattaaatttgcggaatcgcggggattccgcacacctgggaatgcattgatctgcttacttcccgcagggggctatgtccaccatgcgggaagtaagcagatcatgtgctgtTGGTACCCAGGGTAGAGGAGAGAAGACTTTccgccacggactgggcaccatataattggtaaaaaaaaaaaaaaaaaaaaagaataataataaaaaaaaaatagtgatatactcaccttctgatggccccggagtcttcctgcatctcagcggtgcacgcggccgcttccgttcccagggatgctgtgtgtgaaggacctgcgatgacgtcgcggtcacgtgacgtcatcgcaggtcctgcacacaaaacatctataggaacagaaaccgcagaggagatcggctgtttgcggaaggtgagtataaccatttttttttaaattatttttaacattctatcttttactattgatgctgcataggcaggatgaatagtaaaaagttggttacatttgttaaacactatgtttgacaagtgtgaccaacctgtcaatcagttttccaagcgatgatacagatcgcttggaaaacgctagcattctgcaagctaattacacttgcaaaacgctagtttttagcaggaatatgcatgccaattctgcatgcgatatacccacggcaggagttgcagaattgccgcggaaatttccacggcaattctgcaacgtgtgcacttagcctaaggcaTGTATGTGTTATTTACACAAGACAATATGGCTCCCATTCCCATCGCTGGTACTTGTGGTGCTGCTGGACATACTTCTACACAACGCTCTCAATCTAAACCTCAGAAAGTGAAAGTTTTCTGCAGAGAAAGCCGCATATATTACTGGGGCTTTAGAATGGCAGCGGGGTCACCCTCACCGCTCTGACATTATGTGGCTTTAGAATCTACACCATAAGGCACATTTCAGGCACAGACTGGCAATAGGCGGGGGACTCCGATCTGCAGCAGGCAGCTTTTCAAGGCGTATGCCAAGGAGTCTCTGGGTCATGGAAAGAGCCCAGTGGAGAATCACCATTCAGCGGAATATACCAGATACCACGGACATGTTGGGGTCACTGACCTTGTTGACGCGTTCATCATCAGCATCAATTCCAACACTGGACAAGATTTTCTTAAGGTCTTTTGCTGATGGACTGCTGTTACCACCGAGGGTGGCAAGCAAGTAAGCGGCCACGTAACGCATTCTGCAATACAATAACCATGGTGAGGATCATAGGAAAACACATGCAATAACAGGCAAACAGCCAAGTATCTTACAGGGAACTTCCAGCTTTTGAATGAAGTAAAAGAGAAAGCAGTTGGCAAGGAACTCCGTGTGTGCAAACCGCATGTAAGTGGACAGAGTGAAATCCTAACAGTGGGAATATTACACACGGGTACGAACCCGAATGTTTTACTCCTCCTACAAGTTTGCAGAACATTCCTTTAATAAACTCACAAATATTCTACAGAATGTTACATGAAAACACTGGATAtatttaaagtagtggacaacctaatCCCAGCCATGTcgctccttagggtaccgtcacacagtgaaatttccatcgctacgacggcacgattcgtgacgttctagcgatatcgttacgatatcgctgtgtctgacacgctactgcgatcagacatcacgctgagaatcgtacgtcgtagcagatcgtttggaactttctttcgtcgcttgatcacccgctgacatcgctggatcgttgtgtgtgacagcgatccagcgatgtgttcgcttgtaaccagggtaaacatcgggtaactaagcgcagggccgcgcttagtaacccgatgtttaccctggttacaagcgtaaacgtaaaaaaaacaaacagtacatacttacattccggtgtcagtcctccggcgtctcagcttctctgcactgtgagcgcctgccggccggaaagcgagcacagcggtgacgtcaccgctctgctttccggctatggcgcttacacagtggagagaagcagaacgccggggacagacaccggaatgtgagtatgtactgtttttttttttttacgttaacgctggtaaccagggtaaacatcgggttactaagcgcggccctgtgcttagtaacccgatgtttaccctggttacccggggacttcggcatcgctccagcgccgtgattgcaaagtgtgaccgcagtctacgacgctggagcgatattcatacgacgctgcgacgtcacgaatcgtgccgtcgcagcgatggaaatttcactgtgtgacggtacccttagatgccaAGATCAATGCTGAACTAGAGTTGGTGCGACTCAATTTCCATATCCAAGTCCCATCGGCCATGACAGTGGTCAGAGGCCACGGAACAGAAGCTGGGAAACGTCTTCTCACCGGATGGCATCCACGGCTCCTGATTAGCACAATGTCACGACACACATATACGATGTTGTGCCAGGCCTGGAAGAGCCAAGGATGTACTCAGATAAGAGATTTGGGATGTGTGAATTGATTTGCACCGACTCTAATGCAGACAGCAACATCTAAGTGATCAAAAGAGGGAGGAAGCCATCACCCCAGGTGATCTCAGCACAGAACAAAATAACACTGGAGCAATCGTACAGCCCCACAGAATCAGCCTACATTCACACAACCAGTATGATCTGTATGAAATTactccagtaaggctactttcacacttccgtctttttagatccgtcacaatgagtcgttttgggaaaaaaacacatcctggaaATGTGCCCGGAGGATgtgttttttccatagacttgtattgccgacggattgcgacgtatggccacacgtcacgtccgtcgtgcactggatgcgtcggtatttggcggaccatCACAGGAAAAAAACGTTCAAGGTAACGTTATATCGTACGTCgtgtcctgctttttaaactgcgcatgcccggccatAACTTCACCCCTTCCTCCCTGggagtttactatgggcagcggacgcgttgaaacaccgcgtccgctgcccacgttgtgcagaaaatcaccactgtccgtcggtacgttgtgccgacgctttgtgacggccccgtactgacggaagtgtgaaagaagcctaagcaaaAAATGAATCAGTTTCAAAAGAACACAAAAAAAGATGGCCATTTACCTGATCCATATGcgtcacaataaaaaaaacaaagcaaaacatgATTCAGTAGCTGCTGTCATGTGGCACCATGGAACAAAGAACTTTACTTCTCCCAACAGCCACAGACCttcagtcatagaggcatgccGGCCGGCCAGTCACCACTCAGCACTGAGAGCAATGGCTGCAAGCACAGTATACACTGGCACCGTGACACTGCACCAAGAGCTATCAAAGTACAACGCACGTGCTCTTACCGCATAGCCACCCCGGGCACGCACGTGCTCTTACCGCGTA from Ranitomeya variabilis isolate aRanVar5 chromosome 3, aRanVar5.hap1, whole genome shotgun sequence includes:
- the LOC143815614 gene encoding uncharacterized protein LOC143815614; its protein translation is MRYVAAYLLATLGGNSSPSAKDLKKILSSVGIDADDERVNKVVSQLGGKNLNDLINSGLSKLCSVPSGGAVAAAPASAAPAAGGAAASEKKEEEKKEESEESDEDMGFGLFD